From the Streptomyces sp. NBC_01216 genome, the window GCGGCTCCGTGGACGGGATCGACACCGCGACGCTGGTGATCGGATCGGGCCTGGTCGTCGCCGCCGCCACCGGTCTGATGCTGGTCGTGCGGCGTCGTACACAGCCCGACCGGAGCCGGCGCCACTGACCGGACCTCCGCATCGGCCCCCACCCGGGCCGCGCGGGCGGGTCCCGCCCGCCCGCCGAACGCCCGTCGCCCCCGGTTCCTGTGCGTCAGGAACCGGGGGCGACGGGCGTTCGGACGGCCGGTCAGGCCGCTCCGCCGCCCACGCGGCGACGACGGGCGATGAAGAGACCGCCGCCGAGCGCCGCCGCGGCGACGAGCGAGCCACCGACGGCCATCTCCGTCGAGGACGGCGCGAGCGAGCCGCCGAGTCCGCCCTGCGAGCCCTGGCCGGCCAGCACGCGGAAGGACTGGGTGAGCGTCCGGCCGTTGCAGTTCACGGCCAGGTTGTACTGACCCGGCGTGGCGTTGTTGTGGACGCGGGCGGTGGCGGTGGAGACGCCGTTGTTGTTTCCGGAGAGGGTGGTCGTCGGGAAGGCGTTGGACGTGACCGTGCCGCCGGCGCAGCCCCTGACGCTGATCGTGAGGGTCGACCCCTGGTGGACGGCGTGGGGAGTGACGGTGACGCTGTTGGCTCCGTCACCGCCCCGGTCGAACTGGAAGGAACTGACGCCGACGCCGCCGGGTCCGGGCGTGGCGGCGGCGAGGGGGGCAGCGAGCCCGACCGCCGCGAAGGCGGTGGCGGTCACCGCCAGAGTGCGTGCAGCACGCATGGTTGAACCTCCAGTGGAAGACGCCCCGAAGCGGTGCTCCGGGAGATTCGACGAGTACGTCTTCCATGACGAACCCTCACAAGACAGGGCGATCCACGCATGTCGACACTGGTCCACCCCGGTGAGACGACACGCCGGGATTCGCATCCGAATCTGATGGAGTCGCAGGTCACGGACTATCAGGTGGCTTATCTGACGATTACTCGGATGGGTCATCGCGGAGGCTCACCCGTGCCGCCGCCGGGGTGGCGGCACGGGGCCGGTACGGCGGGGGCCCGGAGCGTGGCCGCCACCCGTTCGCTCCTCCCTGATCGCCGGCCGGAGCCACCGCACTTACCGTTCTCACGACGCCACGAAGGGAGAATCATGGGCCCCAAGGACTTCAGCGTCTTCGAGCCGAGGAGGCGCCAGCCGTGGGGAGTGCTGGCGCTGGTGATGCTCTCCGGCCTGGCGATGATGCGCAATGGAGTCGATGTCGAGGCCGGCCCGCCGCAGCCGGCTGCGGCAGCCCGCCCCGACACCCGGCCGATCGGGGTCGCGCCCTCCGCTCCCGAAGGTCTGGAGCCCCTGCCGTACGCCCCGGCCTCACGGGTGAGGATCCCGGCGATCAGCGTCGCCGCCCCCATCATCGATGTGGGCCTGGACGCGGACGGCTGGATCGAGGCCCCGCCTCCGCAGGACGCCAACCTTGCCGGGTGGTACCAGAACGGCATCGCGCCCGGACAGCGGGGCACCTCCGTCATCGTGGGCCACGTCGACAACACGGCCGGTCCCGCGGTCTTCTACGGACTCGGCTCGCTGGAGAAGGGCCGGCACATCGAGGTCGAGCGCTACGACGGACGGATCGCCGTCTTCGAGATCTACGGCGTGGAGGTGTACGCCAAGGCGAACTTCCCCGGCGTACAGGTCTACGCCGACCACGGCGTGCCGGAACTGCGGATCATCACCTGCGGCGGCGGATACTCGCGGGCGCACGGCTACGAGGGCAACGTCGTCGTCTACGCCCGCATGATCGGCTCGCGCTGATCCGACGGGGGGGGAGGGCCCCGAACGCCGAACGGCGTTCGGGGCCCTCCCCCGTCGGATCAGCGTCGCGGCACGGTGATGTCGTATCCGGCGTCGAGGAGTTCGGGCAGGTACCTGCGCAGTGCGGCCACGGTCTGCGAGCGGTTCCCGCCCGCGTCGTGGTGGAGTACGACGACACCGGGTGCGGCCCCGTCCAGGGCGCGGCGGACGATGGCGTCGGTACCGGGCTCCTTCCAGTCGAGGGTGTCGACGGTCCAGGCGAGGGGCTCCATGCCGAGTTCCGCGGCGATCTCGAAGGAGAGCTTGTTCCAGGCGCCGTAGGGGGCCCGGTACCAGAGCGGCGCGGCACCGAGGACCTGCTCGACGACATCGCTCGTGGAGCCGAGTTCCGCGCGGATGCGGGAGGGCCGCAGCCTGGTGACGAGCGGATGGGACCAGGAGTGGTTTCCCACCACGTGCCCGTCCTCCGCCATCTCCCGGAGCAGGTCACGGTTGTCGGCCGCCATCTCCCCGCAGACGAAGAACATCGCCCGGCAGCCGTACCGGCGCAGGGTGGCGAGGATCTCCGGGGTGTACCGGGGGTCGGGGCCGTCGTCGAAGGTCAGCATCATGGAGCGGTCGGTGGCGCCGGGCATCCGGAGGAACGGCCTGCTCCGGACCGGTGGGACACTCCGGCGGAAGGCCGGTGGCGCGCCCGCCGTCATCGGCCGCAGCCGGTACGCGGCGGGGTTCTGCCGGTAGCCGGCCGCCTGGGGCCCGGCTGCGGGCGTGTCGCCCGCGGCCGTCGCCGGCAGATCCTCCGGCGTCCCCAGCCGGTCGGAGGTGAGGGCCCCGACCGTGGCGGTGGCCCCCAGGGCGGCGGCGAGGCGCAGGACCGCCCGGCGCCCCGCTGGCTTCTCATCCTTTTTCATGACTAATAGCTCGCATGGCGGAAGGGCCGAGGCGCTCTTCCACACCGGCCGGCCACCCGAAAACACCCGATGGGCCCAAAGCCCTTCGGGGTCCTCGTGCCGGCGCACTCCCCCTGCCCGGTCCGGAGGACCGCCCGGGGACACGGCACGGTCATGCGGCGAGCCGGTCGCGGCGACGGCCGTCGACCGCTCACCGCACCACTCGCCGCTCGGTGCGACCGTTCGTCGCACACCGTCGTCCGGTCCCTGTCTCTCGCCGCCCGCATGCGTTCGGATACGCCCCGTGGGACCAAGAGCCGCAGGAGAGGTGTGGAACATGGTGACGGCGACGACCGACGAGAGGGCCCTCGCGGAGCTGCAGCGTGAGCACGGACCGGCGCTGCTCGGCTTCCTGAGCGGTCTGACCTACGGGGACCAGCAGCGCGCCGAGGATCTCGTGCAGGAGACCCTGGTCCGCGCCTGGTTGCACCCGGAGGCGTTCGACGGGCCCTACGCCTCGATGCGCCCGTGGCTGTTCACCGTGGCCCGCCGCCTGGCCATCGACGCCCGCCGCTCGCGGCTCGCCCGGCCCGCCGAGATCGGCGACGGGGTGCTCGCCGCCACCCCCGACCCGGCCGACGTCACCGAGTCCGCGGTGGCCGCTCTCGACGTGCGGGCGGCCGTCCGGGGGCTCAGCCCCGAGCACCGGGCGGTGCTGGTGCGGCTCTACTTCCACGGGCTGACGGTGAACGAGGCCGCCGCCGAACTCGGCATCCCGGCGGGCACCGTGAAGTCCCGCTCTCACTACGCGCTCCGGCAGCTCGGGCACCGCCTGCCCGGATACCGGCCGGGCCGCGGGGGCGTTACCCGGCCCCGCGCCGGGGCCGCACAATGACCACGAGACCCTCACTCCCGCCGCCGCGGACAAGGTGCTCGCCGACAACTTCGCCCCCTGGGTGCTCGATCTGGGGCTGACCGTGATCGCACTCGACGACCCGGGGGGCCGTGCTCGGGCTTCCCTGGTCCGACCGCCTCGCCCGGGAGGGCGGCGGGCTCAGCGGCCAGGCGCTGATGGCCGCCGCGGACGGTGCGACGGTCATCGCGGTCGCCGCTCTGCGCGGTGGCTTCGTACCGATGACGACCGTCCGGCAGTCGATCAGCTTCCAGCGCCGGTGCTGGGCACGGACGTGCTGGTGCGGGCCCGCCTGACCAAGGCGGGCAGGCGGATGGCGCTCGCCGTCATCGCGATGACGGCCGAGGACACGGAGGAGACGGACGCCCACGCCACGGCGGTCTACGCGCTGCTCGGCTGAGGCTCGCCCCCGCGGCGGTCCCGCCCGTCCCCGACGTCACGCGTGTGCCCCGGCTCCCCACCGGTACCGATCCGGCGGGGAAACGTATCCGAAACCACACGGGTGAGTTGAGTAAAGAGCGACCCGCAGGCGTCTTCCTCGGTGGAGGCTCGTCCTCGGGGTCCTCGCATTCTGCGTCCGGGAGAAGGTGGGAGCGTTGCTGCCCGACAGCACGAACGGCACCAGCGGCGGCGGTCTCGCCGTCCCGATGGCCTGGCTGTGTGCCGAGTTCATAGCGGACGACCTGCTGCGTGCGGGTTGTCTGGTCGAGCCCGGTTCACTGGAGTACCGGGCAGGACGCCAGACCCTGGCGCTCACCATCCACCTCTGCGAGGGCGCGGACGCGCCGTCCGGGGCGCGGACGGCGGGCCGCGTCGACGAGTGGTTGTCGCGGACCGCCTACGACCATCCCTGGCCCGAGTGGGTCCGCGCACGGCTCGCCGAGCGGATCGGCTCAGGCGAGGAGAGCCCCGATCTGGATCTGGCCCGGGAGACCTGGCGGCTGCTGGAGGAGACCCGGTTGTGGGCCGTGGATCTCGGCGGGCCGGCGGTGGGCGGGGCCGCGATCGACGAGACGGCCCACGCGTGGCTGCCCGCCTGGAAGCTGGGACTTCCGCTCGGGCACCTGGCACTGCACCTCTACTGAGCCGGCCGGCCGCGGGCTGCCGAGCACCCGCCGCCCGGCGTCCGGACCGGCGCACCGGGCGTCACTTCACGGAGCGGTGGCCGTGCGGTGCACTCCCGCGCGGTACTTGGGGATCCGCACCGTCACCTTCATCCCGGCGTCGATCGCGGTCTCGATGACCAGGCCGTACTCCGCACCGTAGACCTGACGCAGCCGTTCGTCGACGTTGGACAGGCCGATGCCCGACGCGGACGGCCGCTCTCCCCGCAGGATCGCCCGCAGGGCCGCCGGGTCCATCCCCACGCCGTCGTCCTCGATCGTCACCACGGCCTCGGCGCCGGCGTCCCGGGCGGCGATGGTGACCCGGCAGACGTGCACGGAGTCTTCCAGGCCGTGCTTGACGGCGTTCTCCACCAAGGGCTGGAGGCACAGGAACGGCAGCGTCACCGGCAGCACCTCGGGGGCGATCTGCAGGGTGACCTGCAGCCGTTCGCCGAAACGGGCACCGGCCAGGGCCAGATACTGCTCGATCGAACACAGTTCGTCGGCGAGCTGCGCGAACTCCCCGTGCCTTCGGAAGGAGTAACGCGTGAAGTCCGCGAACTCCAGGAGGAGTTCGCGGGCCCGCTCGGGTTCGGTCCGGACGAAGGAGGCGATGGCGGCGAGCGAGTTGAAGATGAAGTGCGGGGATATCTGGGCGCGCAGGGCGCGGATCTCCGCCTCCACGATCCGGGTCCGCGAGCGGTCCAGTTCGGCCAGTTCCAACTGGACGGAGACCCAGCGGGCGACCTCGGTCGCGGCCCGCACCAGGACGGCGGACTCCCGGGAGCCGTAGGCCACCAGAGCACCGAGCACGCCGTCCTCCCCGGTGAGCGGGGCGATCACCGCCCAGCGCAGCGGGCAGTCGACGTCCACGCAGCCGGTGTGCGCGGACCGGCTGCGGCCGGAGGTCAGGACGGCGGCCACCTGGTCCATGACATGGGCTCGGTGGTGGCCGTCGCCCGGACCGTCCCAGGCGAGGACGGCGTTCCGGTCGGTGAGGCACAGCGCCTCGGTGCCCAGCAGCGAGCGGAGTCGGCGGGCGGCCTTGCGGGCGGTCTCCTCGGTGAGCCCGGCGCGCAGCGGCGGGGCGGCGAGCGAGGCGGTGTGCAGGGTGTGGAAGGTGGCGCGTTCGACGGGGGTGCCCAGATCGAGGTCGGCGGCGCGGGCGTGACGGCGGGCGGCGAGGTACCCGAGGGCGTAGCCGGAGGCGAGCAGCAGTGCGGCGCCGACGGCGGCGGCCCCGGCGATCCCGTTCACCGGCCGGCTCCGGGGCGCGGATGGCCGGGGACGGGGCCGGGGCCGCCGGCGAACTCCTCGGGCAGATGGAGCCGGGCCAGCAGCGCGGGCGTCCCCCCGGGAATGTGCCGGGGGGTGGCGAGCGAGACCAGGACCATGGCGAGGAAGCCCAGCGGCACGGACCAGACGGCCGGCCAGGCGAGCAGCGTGCGCGGCCAGCCGTCGGGAGGCAGGTCGGCCCGGGTCGCCATCACGGCGGTGAGCGCGGAGCCGCCGCCGAGCACCAGTCCCGCCATCGCGCCGGGCGGGGTGAGCCGCCGCCACCAGATGCCGAGCACGAGCAGCGGACAGAAGGAGGAGGCGGAGACCGCGAAGGCCAGAGCGACCGCGTCGGCGACCGGCACCTTCGAGGTGGCGATCCCCAGGCTCAGCGGGACCGCGGTGGCGAGCAGGGTCGCGAGGCGGAAGTGCCGCACGCCCCGGGAGGGCAGGACGTCCTGGGTGAGGACGCCGGCGACGGACATGGCGAGTCCGGAAGCGGTGGAGAGGAAAGCGGCGAACGCCCCGCCGGCGAGCAGCGCGCCCAGCAGGTCGCCGGTGAGCCCGCCGATCATCCGGTCGGGCAGGACGAGGACGGCGGCGTCCGCGGCGCCGGTCAGGGCGAGTTCGGGGGCGTAGATCCGGCCGAGCGCGCCGTACACCGGCGGCAGCAGGTAGAACGCGCCGATCAGGCCGAGTACGACGAGGGTGGTGCGGCGCGCGGCGCGGCCGTGCGGGCTGGTGTAGAAGCGCACGGCGACATGAGGCAGGCCCATGGTGCCGAGGAAGGTGGCGAGGATCAGTCCGTAGGTGGCGTACAGCCGTTGGCTCCCGCGCCCTTCGGCCGGTGGCTGCGACCAGTCCGGGGGGCCGGCCCCCGGGTTGGTGTGCGCGGGGACCGGGGTCCCGGGCGGGAAGGCGAGTTCGGTGCCGCCTTCGACGTGATGGGGCCCGGGAGTGAGAGTGACGGCCGCCTCCTCGTAGGCGGTGCCGTCGATCCGGCCGGTGGCGGTGAGCGCGAGCGGTGCCTCGATGTCGATCCGTACGGTGTCGGCGACCTTCACGACAGCGTGCTCGCGGAACACCGCGGGGGCGTCGAAGGTGACCCGGGGCGCGTCGTCCGCGGTCCAGGCGGCGACCAGGAAGAGCGCGGGCACGAGCAGGGCCGTCAGCTTGAGCCAGTACTGGAACGCCTGGACGAAGGTGATGCTGCGCATGCCGCCGGCCGCGACGATCCCGGTGACGACGACGGCGACGATCACTCCACCGGCCCAGCCGGGCGCTCCGGTCAGGATCTCCAGGGTGAGGCCGGCGCCTTGGAGCTGGGGCAGGAGGTAGAGCCAGCCGATGCCGACGACGAAGAGGCTGGCCAGGCGGCGGACCTGCGGGGACTCCAGCCGGGCCTCGGCGAAGTCGGAGAGGGTGTAGGCCCCCGAGCGGCGCAGGGGGGCGGCGACGAGGACGAGCAGCACGAGGTAGCCGGCGGTGTATCCGACGGGATACCAGAGCACGTCCGGGCCTTGGAGGAGGGCGAGTCCGGCGATGCCGAGGAAGGAGGCGGCCGAGAGGTACTCGCCACTGATGGCGGCGGCGTTGAGGCCGGGCCGGACGGTGCGGGAGGCGACGTAGAAGTCGGAGGTGGTGCGGGATATGCGCAGGCCGAGCGCGCCGATGAGCACGGTGGCGAGGACGACGGCGGTGACGGCGGTCACCGCGTAGGCGTGGTTCACGTCCGCTCTCCCGCGCTCAGCGGCCCTCGACGAGGCCGGTGAAGTCGCGCTCGTTGCGCTCGGCGCGGCGGACGTACCAGCGGGCGATGCCCCAGATCACCGGGTACAGCCCGGCGCCGAGCACGACCCAGACGACGGACTCGGGGACGGGCGCGGCGAGCAGCGGCGGCAGGGCGCCGACGAGAAGGGCGAGGGCCCCGAGCGCGGAGAGCGCGGCGCGCAGCTGGCTGCGCATCAGGGAGCGGACGTAGGTGTGGCCGAGGGTGGTCTGTTCACTGATCTCGGACCGCGCGGGCGGATGTCCGGCCCGCGGCTGCGGCGCCCCGGCGGGCCGGACGTCGCCGCTCACGGCAGAGGCGTACGTGACCGTCTCACGCCGGGGCCGAAGCGGCGGCTGCTGCTCGGACATCGGTGTCCGCTCCGGCATCTGTCGACCTCGCAGGGGCTGGTGAGCGTCCAAGGAGTCTACGCAGCGGGGCCTGGGCGCGGTAGATCCGGCCGACGCCGGGAACCGGCGCTTCGGTGGGTGTGGCCGGGCTGCTGGACCGGTGACGCGGGCGGGCGGGCGGGGCGGCCGCGCGGGGCCGCCGGGGGCGCGGTCCCGGGGGGGCGGGGGGCGGCGAGCGTGGGTCAACCGCCCGCGCGCCGCATCAGCAGGTCGCGCAGTTCGCGCGCGTGGCGGCGGCTGACGGCGAGCTCCGCGCTCCCGACGCGGACCGAGGTGGCTCCCGCGTCCAGACGGAGTTCGTCGATCCGCCCGAGGGCGACGAGGTGGCTGCGGTGGATACGGACGAAGCCGCGGGAAGCCCAGCGTTCCTCCAGCGTGGACAGCGGAACGCGGACGAGGTGGCTGCCCTCGTCCGTGTGGAGGCGGGCGTAGTCCCCCTGGGCCTCGACGTAGGCGATGTCGTCGACGGACACGAAACGGGTGACACCGCCCCGTTCGACGGGTACCTGTTCGGGAGCGCCGACCGGCGTGGCGGGCACGGGGCCGGCGTGGACCAGGCCGTGGACCCGGCGGACCGCTTCGGCGAGGCGTTCGCGGCGGACCGGCTTCAGGACGTAGTCGACCGCCTTGAGGTCGAATGCCTGGACGGCGAACCCCTCGTGGGCGGTGACGAAGACGATGAGCGGCGGCCGTGCGAAACCGGCCAGCAGCCGGGCGACGTCGAGACCGGTGAGTCCGGCCATGTGGATGTCGAGGAAGACGACGTCGACGGCCTCCTCGCCGTCGGGGCCCGCGTCCAGCGCACGGCCGATCCGCCGCAGCGCCCCGGTCGCGTCGGTCGCGCCCTC encodes:
- a CDS encoding class F sortase, with product MGPKDFSVFEPRRRQPWGVLALVMLSGLAMMRNGVDVEAGPPQPAAAARPDTRPIGVAPSAPEGLEPLPYAPASRVRIPAISVAAPIIDVGLDADGWIEAPPPQDANLAGWYQNGIAPGQRGTSVIVGHVDNTAGPAVFYGLGSLEKGRHIEVERYDGRIAVFEIYGVEVYAKANFPGVQVYADHGVPELRIITCGGGYSRAHGYEGNVVVYARMIGSR
- a CDS encoding polysaccharide deacetylase family protein; this translates as MKKDEKPAGRRAVLRLAAALGATATVGALTSDRLGTPEDLPATAAGDTPAAGPQAAGYRQNPAAYRLRPMTAGAPPAFRRSVPPVRSRPFLRMPGATDRSMMLTFDDGPDPRYTPEILATLRRYGCRAMFFVCGEMAADNRDLLREMAEDGHVVGNHSWSHPLVTRLRPSRIRAELGSTSDVVEQVLGAAPLWYRAPYGAWNKLSFEIAAELGMEPLAWTVDTLDWKEPGTDAIVRRALDGAAPGVVVLHHDAGGNRSQTVAALRRYLPELLDAGYDITVPRR
- a CDS encoding sigma-70 family RNA polymerase sigma factor, whose product is MVTATTDERALAELQREHGPALLGFLSGLTYGDQQRAEDLVQETLVRAWLHPEAFDGPYASMRPWLFTVARRLAIDARRSRLARPAEIGDGVLAATPDPADVTESAVAALDVRAAVRGLSPEHRAVLVRLYFHGLTVNEAAAELGIPAGTVKSRSHYALRQLGHRLPGYRPGRGGVTRPRAGAAQ
- a CDS encoding sensor histidine kinase is translated as MNGIAGAAAVGAALLLASGYALGYLAARRHARAADLDLGTPVERATFHTLHTASLAAPPLRAGLTEETARKAARRLRSLLGTEALCLTDRNAVLAWDGPGDGHHRAHVMDQVAAVLTSGRSRSAHTGCVDVDCPLRWAVIAPLTGEDGVLGALVAYGSRESAVLVRAATEVARWVSVQLELAELDRSRTRIVEAEIRALRAQISPHFIFNSLAAIASFVRTEPERARELLLEFADFTRYSFRRHGEFAQLADELCSIEQYLALAGARFGERLQVTLQIAPEVLPVTLPFLCLQPLVENAVKHGLEDSVHVCRVTIAARDAGAEAVVTIEDDGVGMDPAALRAILRGERPSASGIGLSNVDERLRQVYGAEYGLVIETAIDAGMKVTVRIPKYRAGVHRTATAP
- a CDS encoding sodium/solute symporter — protein: MNHAYAVTAVTAVVLATVLIGALGLRISRTTSDFYVASRTVRPGLNAAAISGEYLSAASFLGIAGLALLQGPDVLWYPVGYTAGYLVLLVLVAAPLRRSGAYTLSDFAEARLESPQVRRLASLFVVGIGWLYLLPQLQGAGLTLEILTGAPGWAGGVIVAVVVTGIVAAGGMRSITFVQAFQYWLKLTALLVPALFLVAAWTADDAPRVTFDAPAVFREHAVVKVADTVRIDIEAPLALTATGRIDGTAYEEAAVTLTPGPHHVEGGTELAFPPGTPVPAHTNPGAGPPDWSQPPAEGRGSQRLYATYGLILATFLGTMGLPHVAVRFYTSPHGRAARRTTLVVLGLIGAFYLLPPVYGALGRIYAPELALTGAADAAVLVLPDRMIGGLTGDLLGALLAGGAFAAFLSTASGLAMSVAGVLTQDVLPSRGVRHFRLATLLATAVPLSLGIATSKVPVADAVALAFAVSASSFCPLLVLGIWWRRLTPPGAMAGLVLGGGSALTAVMATRADLPPDGWPRTLLAWPAVWSVPLGFLAMVLVSLATPRHIPGGTPALLARLHLPEEFAGGPGPVPGHPRPGAGR
- a CDS encoding LytR/AlgR family response regulator transcription factor is translated as MLRVLAVDDEEPALGELLYLLRADPRVRSAEGATDATGALRRIGRALDAGPDGEEAVDVVFLDIHMAGLTGLDVARLLAGFARPPLIVFVTAHEGFAVQAFDLKAVDYVLKPVRRERLAEAVRRVHGLVHAGPVPATPVGAPEQVPVERGGVTRFVSVDDIAYVEAQGDYARLHTDEGSHLVRVPLSTLEERWASRGFVRIHRSHLVALGRIDELRLDAGATSVRVGSAELAVSRRHARELRDLLMRRAGG